Proteins from a genomic interval of Clostridium scatologenes:
- a CDS encoding polysaccharide deacetylase family protein, whose product MLTSKYGSQKSKATISNSSKKVIYLTFDDGPSDIITNKVLDILKENDVKGTFFLIGNQIEGLEDVVKRIHKEGHGIGLHTYTHKMKRIYSSKNTFINEMLQSREEINKVTGVSANIIRFPGGSRKHLSEDFLTQLHSYNFKIYDWNMVTADGLNPKASPDRLYREATDDKKELSSIILLLHCDYMHKNTCKALPRIIKYYKDKGYEFKIITEDTPELYFPITKKSFNLFDFLFPYIDCKK is encoded by the coding sequence ATGTTGACTAGTAAATATGGATCTCAAAAATCAAAAGCTACCATCTCGAATAGTAGCAAAAAGGTGATTTATTTAACTTTTGATGATGGTCCAAGTGATATTATCACAAATAAAGTCCTAGATATTTTAAAAGAAAATGATGTAAAGGGTACTTTTTTTCTTATAGGAAATCAAATTGAAGGCTTAGAAGATGTTGTGAAAAGAATTCATAAAGAAGGTCACGGTATTGGACTTCATACTTACACACATAAAATGAAGCGGATTTACTCTAGCAAAAATACCTTTATAAATGAAATGCTGCAATCTCGTGAAGAGATAAATAAAGTAACTGGTGTCTCTGCTAATATAATTAGGTTTCCTGGGGGAAGTAGAAAACATCTTTCAGAGGACTTTCTTACTCAACTTCATAGTTATAATTTTAAAATATATGATTGGAATATGGTAACTGCAGATGGCTTAAATCCAAAAGCTTCTCCAGATAGATTATATAGAGAAGCAACAGATGACAAGAAAGAATTATCTAGTATAATTTTACTTTTGCATTGTGATTATATGCATAAAAATACATGCAAAGCGTTACCTAGAATAATTAAATACTATAAGGATAAAGGTTATGAATTCAAGATAATTACAGAAGATACACCAGAGCTTTATTTTCCTATAACTAAAAAGTCTTTTAATTTATTTGATTTCTTGTTTCCGTATATAGATTGTAAAAAATAG
- a CDS encoding sensor histidine kinase, producing the protein MLLKIIKHVLKIIRSAKISIKLTVIYAFMFSLVLLLLNASILYGVKYYMYNQANKQIEDMQTIILNKITLKNEEFDLSSKEILADISSKENVSIRIIQQDGKVINSSEKFDYNIKQSNFNKSLSKEKHIEDKERHLTYKNIKYESKKYGTVYIQIVKDMHNEYEFMKILFVVMAAADFIGVIVSIILGYMVSKKMLKPIDHITKTAENISIKNLKERIEVKEGSDDELKRLASTFNKMIDRLQEAFNRQAQFVSDASHELRTPIAVIQGYANLLDRWGKNDRNALEKSIYGIKLETANMADLVEKLLFLARGDSGTQVIEKKEFWLNELIDEVVKESKIIAQDRSIYSYKNDTVKIFADHKMIKQMLRIFIDNSIKFTSEYEEINISSEVQGKTVKIAVSDTGIGIPENEIKNIFNRFYIVDKSRSKEKGGTGLGLSIAKWIVDMHQGIIKVESEEGKGTKIVVTLDGGK; encoded by the coding sequence ATGTTATTAAAGATAATTAAGCATGTTTTAAAAATTATTAGAAGTGCGAAAATTTCTATAAAGCTTACAGTAATATATGCTTTTATGTTTTCGCTAGTATTACTTTTGCTAAATGCATCAATTTTGTATGGTGTAAAGTATTATATGTACAATCAGGCAAATAAACAAATAGAAGACATGCAAACTATAATATTAAATAAGATTACATTAAAAAATGAGGAGTTTGATTTATCCAGCAAAGAAATTTTAGCAGATATTTCTTCTAAAGAAAATGTATCTATAAGGATAATACAACAGGATGGAAAAGTAATAAATTCATCAGAAAAATTTGATTATAATATTAAACAATCTAATTTTAACAAATCATTAAGTAAAGAAAAGCATATAGAGGATAAAGAACGCCATTTAACATATAAAAATATTAAATATGAAAGTAAAAAGTATGGCACTGTGTATATTCAAATAGTAAAAGATATGCACAATGAATATGAATTTATGAAAATATTATTTGTAGTTATGGCTGCAGCTGACTTTATAGGAGTTATTGTTTCTATTATATTGGGATATATGGTAAGTAAGAAAATGTTAAAGCCTATTGATCATATAACTAAAACTGCTGAGAATATAAGCATCAAAAATTTAAAGGAAAGAATAGAAGTAAAAGAAGGATCTGATGATGAACTTAAAAGGCTTGCTAGTACCTTTAATAAAATGATAGATAGACTTCAAGAAGCCTTTAATAGGCAGGCACAATTTGTTTCAGATGCCTCGCATGAACTTAGAACTCCTATTGCTGTTATTCAAGGATATGCTAATTTACTAGATAGGTGGGGGAAAAATGATAGAAATGCTTTAGAAAAATCTATTTATGGAATTAAGCTGGAAACTGCTAATATGGCTGATTTAGTTGAAAAGTTATTGTTTCTTGCAAGAGGAGATAGTGGCACTCAAGTAATAGAAAAAAAGGAATTTTGGCTTAATGAATTAATTGATGAAGTAGTGAAGGAAAGTAAAATAATAGCACAAGATCGCAGCATATATAGTTATAAAAATGATACTGTAAAAATTTTTGCAGATCATAAGATGATAAAGCAGATGTTGAGAATATTTATTGATAACAGTATAAAGTTTACTTCGGAATATGAAGAGATAAATATAAGCTCAGAAGTTCAAGGCAAAACTGTAAAAATAGCTGTTAGTGATACAGGCATTGGAATACCTGAAAATGAAATTAAAAACATATTTAATAGATTTTATATTGTAGATAAATCCAGATCTAAAGAAAAAGGTGGTACAGGGCTTGGATTATCCATAGCAAAATGGATTGTTGATATGCATCAGGGAATTATAAAGGTAGAAAGTGAAGAAGGTAAAGGTACAAAAATAGTAGTAACATTGGATGGAGGCAAATAG
- the ytaF gene encoding sporulation membrane protein YtaF encodes MHLIYTVFIALINNLDNISVRIAYSIRGIKISTLKNLWISVITFLISSLAAFSGNFLAKVLSSNISSILSMLLLIIIGLWIIVEPYFNKASKDKIKQAPSIYNVLRNPEIADLDNSKDMDYKEATLLGLAMSLNNIGGGISAGMIGLNSVLIGLFSAIISFLALLSGNYITEFFNKRNLGKKATFASGIILILIGIKQVI; translated from the coding sequence ATGCATTTGATCTATACAGTTTTCATTGCTCTAATCAATAACCTGGACAACATAAGTGTTAGAATTGCCTATAGTATTCGAGGTATAAAAATATCTACACTAAAAAACTTATGGATTTCTGTTATAACTTTTCTTATTTCTTCTCTTGCTGCGTTTTCTGGAAACTTTTTAGCAAAAGTTCTCAGCAGTAATATATCTTCAATATTAAGTATGTTGTTACTTATAATTATCGGCCTTTGGATTATAGTAGAGCCTTATTTTAATAAAGCTTCTAAAGATAAAATCAAACAAGCTCCTTCCATATACAATGTTTTGAGAAATCCAGAAATTGCAGATTTAGATAACTCTAAAGATATGGATTACAAAGAAGCAACTTTATTAGGTCTTGCTATGTCTTTAAACAATATTGGTGGAGGTATAAGCGCAGGTATGATTGGTTTAAATTCGGTTTTAATAGGATTGTTTTCAGCTATAATAAGCTTTTTGGCTCTATTGTCTGGAAACTACATTACAGAATTTTTTAACAAAAGGAATCTAGGAAAAAAAGCTACTTTTGCATCAGGAATTATATTAATCTTAATTGGAATAAAACAAGTTATATGA
- a CDS encoding response regulator transcription factor, producing the protein MKDFKILLVEDEKQMSMFIEMELVHEGYKVDTAYDGRETLKKVDNVKYDLILLDIMIPYLNGIEVCRRIREFSYVPIIMLTAKGDIPDKVSGLDAGANDYLTKPFAIEELLARIRVYKRENVLKNKNDEIKVKDIVMNNKTHQVWRGNKEVELTKKEYYLLEMLLINRNIVLTRDKLIEEVWGYDYAGDTNVVDVFIRYLRSKIDDDFEDKLITTIRGVGYVIKDN; encoded by the coding sequence TTGAAGGATTTTAAAATTCTTTTAGTGGAAGATGAAAAACAAATGTCAATGTTTATTGAAATGGAGCTTGTTCATGAAGGATATAAAGTTGATACAGCCTATGATGGGAGAGAAACTCTAAAAAAAGTAGATAATGTTAAATATGACTTAATTCTTCTTGATATTATGATACCATATTTGAATGGCATCGAGGTTTGTAGAAGAATAAGAGAGTTTTCATATGTACCCATAATAATGTTAACGGCTAAAGGTGATATACCAGATAAAGTTTCAGGGCTCGATGCTGGTGCCAATGATTATTTAACTAAACCATTTGCAATAGAAGAATTATTGGCAAGAATAAGGGTATACAAAAGAGAAAATGTATTAAAAAATAAAAATGATGAGATTAAAGTTAAAGACATTGTTATGAACAATAAAACTCATCAGGTTTGGAGAGGTAACAAGGAAGTTGAGCTTACCAAAAAAGAATATTATCTGCTTGAAATGCTTTTAATTAATAGAAATATTGTACTTACTAGAGATAAATTAATTGAGGAGGTATGGGGATATGATTATGCTGGAGATACCAATGTGGTAGACGTGTTTATAAGATATTTGAGAAGCAAAATTGATGATGACTTTGAAGATAAACTTATAACTACTATAAGAGGAGTAGGATATGTTATTAAAGATAATTAA
- a CDS encoding ketopantoate reductase family protein, with protein MNIRTVSIVGLGALGTMYAKYFSDKLCKDKVRIIANQKRIQKYKKQGIYCNNEICDFNCILPESQQEPADLLIFSVKFNQLQKAIEDAKKQVGKNTIIISVLNGISSEEIIGKTFGMEKMLYCVAQGMDAVKLENKLNYENMGMLCFGEKDNNVISEKVASVAKFFDAIDFPYEIPKDMNHKMWGKFMMNTGVNQTVAVFSTNYGGVQAEGEPRKVMISAMREVIDLSEKSGTTLDETDLKYWLNVLSTLNPLGIPSMAQDMEAHRNTEVDLFAGTVIKLGKEYNVPTPTNQWLYEKVQEMEKKFV; from the coding sequence ATGAACATTAGAACTGTTTCAATTGTTGGATTAGGTGCTTTGGGAACGATGTATGCAAAATATTTTTCAGATAAATTATGCAAAGATAAAGTTCGCATTATTGCAAACCAAAAACGTATACAAAAATATAAAAAGCAGGGGATTTACTGTAATAATGAGATTTGTGATTTCAATTGTATTTTACCAGAAAGCCAACAAGAGCCTGCAGATTTATTAATTTTTTCTGTAAAATTTAATCAGTTGCAGAAAGCTATAGAGGATGCAAAAAAACAAGTAGGAAAAAATACAATTATTATTTCAGTGTTAAATGGAATTTCAAGTGAAGAAATTATAGGAAAAACTTTTGGAATGGAAAAAATGCTTTATTGTGTTGCACAGGGAATGGATGCAGTAAAGCTTGAAAACAAGCTGAATTATGAGAATATGGGAATGCTTTGCTTTGGTGAGAAAGATAACAATGTAATATCTGAAAAAGTTGCATCTGTTGCAAAATTTTTTGATGCTATAGATTTTCCTTATGAAATTCCTAAAGATATGAACCATAAAATGTGGGGGAAATTTATGATGAATACAGGAGTAAATCAGACAGTAGCAGTATTTTCAACAAATTATGGTGGTGTACAAGCAGAAGGCGAACCTAGAAAAGTTATGATATCAGCTATGAGAGAAGTTATTGATCTTTCTGAAAAATCAGGTACAACCCTAGATGAAACTGATTTAAAATATTGGTTAAATGTACTTTCAACATTAAATCCATTAGGAATACCTTCTATGGCTCAAGATATGGAGGCTCACAGGAATACAGAAGTAGATCTTTTTGCTGGAACAGTAATTAAGCTAGGAAAAGAATACAATGTGCCAACTCCTACAAATCAATGGCTGTATGAAAAGGTACAGGAGATGGAGAAAAAGTTTGTGTAA